The Pieris brassicae chromosome 7, ilPieBrab1.1, whole genome shotgun sequence genome includes the window acttaacatcagatgagccagtttgtcccctgttctataaaaaaagaagtaAATATATACCTCACGGCCTCTGTATCTGTTCTGGGACGTACCTAGGACTTGAAAGCCCCTTACTCAACTTAATGTGGGAGGGCCCGGCGTCCAGAAACCCTGTCAGATAACACAAGATTTACAGTGACAATATTTTGTGCacaacaaacacaataaatgatgagaaaatatatatttaggaatAAATAGTAAGACAACCACTAGTACAAGTAATATTTACTAATCAACTCTTATTAATGATAACGAGATGCcctgttatttaatataaggaAATGAAGAAGGCGACTCCAATAACTCATTAGATAACAATCTGTCAACCTTATTCGATTGGCTGAACccaagtttaataaatttctatattttcagTGATCGACAAAACATGTCTTTTAAATCCAGACAGAGGGCCGTGTCGCGGGGAAATCGCTATGTACTACTTTAATCCGCAAACCAAAGACTGTTCGAAGTTTTTTTGGGGTGGTTGTCAAGGCAACGGAAATAGATTCGACTCAAGATACGATTGCATTCAAAATTGTTTGAGGGCTCCCGACAGTAGACGTGCGTATTAAAACTTATgttgaaataattacaattggACCTGATTTTACAAATCATAACATTATTGGGTTTTAATTTAAGACGTCTTGAAACAATATAAACTTATGGATTCCTTactctattaaaaaaagtgtttaacCATTGAACACTTAAGTCTATATTCCGatgtaaaaaacatatatcaaacaaaatcctataaaataaattttacagcAGACATTACCAAATACAAATATTCGTAATATTacgtttttatactttttctaGGACGACGCCCGAGATGGTGCAGCCTCACGTTTGATTATGGATTTTGTTTCGGATCCCTCACGAGGTGGTATTACGATCCCATTTGGAAGGTTTGTAAAGAGCGAATATATTCGGGCTGCGgtggaaataaaaacaacttcTATAATAAGGAGCAGGTGAGATAGAAACagatcaataataatatttttcaataattactCGTTCTCATATCCTAAATTGCATAGGCCTGCCCACTTTTCTGGGCAAACAAGTACATTACAGCAATCATTTTCAATACGTGAATGTTCACATGCTCCCATATGTTAAAATGTATTCGTTTTTCtaataactataactaaaaattgctaatttaaaacaaaaactgaaGTGCaagtgaatgatgtgtatatAAGTAATAGGCTTTATAAAGATACATTCActtatgatttttaataatataacattggTATTTCAGTAAGTTTAAAAGTTTGTcagctttttaaattatacaaataataacataaagtaCTAATCAGAATTTAGACAGACGCGTGTGCTAAGCAATATTAAGCGAAACTTTTAAGAATAttcagttatatattttattttaagagcagtgttggcctcaGCGTACAAGACATCTCTGAGGTATTAGGCTCAATCTCATCTGTGTACCAATGATTTctgtctatgtacgcatttaacactcgtttGTAGGGCGAAacaacaaatgatcatgaaacagatacttaAATATGAAGGCGATACCTATTATAGACACCAttgtcattattatacatattagtGTAATATGCagatataaatcatttttcagTGTGAATCGATATGCACCTATCAAATGGGTGCTCTCAAATCCAAGTCGAAGAAGAAAGACAGAGTTAAGAAAATCTTAATCATAAACCCTATAGGAGCTACATCAAAGCGAGGAAAGTCTCAGCAAAGTACTACTAAACTCTGGAAAGTAACATCTAATAAAACTCAATAAAGAACTTtatgtaaatcatttttaaaagtgAGCGTCGAAAAATATTCATGAGATAAAGAATAAGTAAACATCTTTGCCTATATTTCTGTAATCCTTCAAAGCCCACAATCgtgttatagttttttttcttctaatgTGAATAACGCGCAGTATTTGTCGGTCACCGGCCTTTTTTATCGTGTTAAGAAAAACTTATTACatccataaaatataaacaaaacacaactGTTATTTTTGGATCTAATTTTCGTTTCTTATTTTATCTCTATTAAAgctattatttgttttcacaTAGTAtggatatttaacattaaatgaGTAGAAATggataaacatttattaatgtagGAAAACGatcaaacaattttatgattCTTAATTTACTCATTTACAGTCAGTTCTCAATCAAAAGGTCTATAGCCGGTGAGACAGCGACatacatgtaatacataatattgtataaaatatttaaaacgtatttaataaCGTAGATTGACTATTACATCTAGTATTGTGTTTACGAAGTATAGACAGTCTGACTACAATATTTGTCCGTAAAATCTTTTTCCTTTCCGACTTTTCCCATTGCTatgtataaagtaaaataaataaagaaaagttaaaataCACCAAATACAccattattaaacttaatatcCGCACCCTGTCAGCTTCAAGAATTTTTCCACATTTCACGCAAACGCATTTTGTAAAAGTAGGGAGATAATTGTAAAAATGAGAAAACTAATTATCACAGTCACCTTTAATGTACGTGAAATGGGCACAAACACAATCTTACACATTCTTACTTAACTACAAATGCTTCATTTGGgcgacaattttttttccattaaAACCAAAACCAATAACTTATTCTCACACCGAAGCTGTTTTCAATATTTCTAGTAGtcgtttgtatattttatcagatctgaaaaaaatagatgtctgtaattttatgagatattgtaaaaataatatttttcttaagcCAATTACGGCTACATTTATgtcatatattatgttaaaataaataattttaacgctgatttcaaaaatataactgctttgtattagtttttttatatagttaatatCTAAATATCTAATAGCACGACCGAACATTTCATCGGTATTTCATCAAtaagctaatattattatttagcccACTTTAATAACTGCGttgataaataagaatatttcaaTTCGAACAGTTCCTAAGATTAgcgaataaaaaaatcaatggcgctacaaccttttttaggtctgggcctcagatttttttatctgtttcatgatcgtttttgaattaaatacgcaagtaggtgatcagccttctgtgcctgacacacaccgtcgactttttgggtctaaggcaagccggtttcctcacgatgttttttttcatcaccgttcgagctaatgttaagtacgcacatagaaagaaaatccattggtgcacggccgggcatcaacctacgacctcagggatgcacgctgaagccactagaccaacactgcttgtacgagccaaagctgtacattttgctcactcaggctttcttagtttataagcgtgatgatccctatgcacgtgccaaggttcgtacattcttgctcgtttacaagcttgacaaattcctatgtttgtacgtgctATGGCTGTACACATCGATCACTTaaaagcgtgacgatttcccaaatcgtcggagttacgtcccgagagtatagcccgacgcaggcactctcttctacattcgttcatagcgaactaaatcatgggagttacaccccgagagcatagccagacgtaggcactctctttgactgttaaattgtattcattcggtacatagcaattagcatgtcattatttcgctcatattctattgtaacatgCGAGTGGCAAATAAAGagtaaatctctattatttgaagcatcccgttgacccaggaaccgtacattttATTCTTTCGAGCCATCCAGAATCGTACATTGCTCTTAGcgaatacaaacaaataatacttttcAACTTAGAAGAGCTAGTAGTATTAGATGATCTACcgccaaaaaataatattttatgtaacataCCGTCCGTTACTAACACTCTTCATTAGATTAAACACGTAGGACGGACACACATCCGGGTGCATGAAACGGGTATGAAATAGTATTCCTTGACAAATACAGTACATTATGAGAGGCAGCTGAAACTTTTCCGATAGAATATTCTTTTCATATAATGTCGTTGAGTAtatctgtaaaatatataaaatcttaaaaagcattaagaaaaacactttttgaacggattaaagctatgtattattattaaaatttatagttatttacataattctacatttgaaatttttgccgacgtttcgcgtacttttcagcgtgcgtggtcacggtgactaatatatagctttaatccgtccaaaaagtgtttttcttgatgtgtaaaagctattttaacaaaagacaatcttaaaaagcattttaaatactatttataaactaGTTTCTAACTTCACCCACGTAAACCACGGGAACTTTGCCTGACTATAACGAATTTGACTACGAAAAATCCTATACATTTACGGGTTTATTAtggactatatatattatattattatgtcaaGGAAAGCACCGATTATCAGGAAATGCTCTGATCTAGTCAATTGTCcgctaattattattactttggtTAATAATTGAGATATTATTccttatattacttttaagaatcctaatttaatttgattcgatttgttttgttataattgttttataatttagaatcaTTACTTAGTGAATAAAAGTACGAATAGTACGAAGGCGCCAACTTGACTTTGGAGAGTGCGTTTAGGGAACGCAGGCTAGTTTTGATTGAGTATTGAATGGAACATTGTGGTGATGAGACGTTGGACGGCTTGAAAGTGACGGATTGATGCCTTGAATCCGCTGctctttataatttaagctaaagtgttattttataatgttaaaagaAATCAATCCAAATTAAACTTAACTGTACGATGATTATGTGTCTTTTGTATTCTCACTTTACCCACATAACGCCGCTGATGATTTCTGTATCGACGGAGTGACGATAGAtctctccgacatatatatacgtgggtaacactgaaaatgtttagaactgacCAGTTAGAaagattgttattaaaatctttttttgaatttcaattttagaactctttggcaacttatgtagtatattccattcatttatcatttgtttttgtgaattggcggcaaatctaaaactcttgttacacgtgaaaattaaTCTAATGCGAGAAAaatttcggtcaatgatttactatgactttcgttgtgggattactcaacaacaaagctatgataggctgcgattagcatttcttaataaagccccatctcgtggcACTATTTGTTCTTTAACAGTAGtcactgaagataacatcagtgctgtgcgatgcaggatagaggaagataagagattgatgtatcagcagatacgggcaagcctaggcattggtatgagtcaagtttaaaaaaatattacacgaatgTTTAGGTTCTTTGTTAGGAAGCTTTGTAcaagatggattccccatactttaactgaCGACCAGAAATACTTTCGCATGGACTGGAGAATATTTGTCTATGGCAGATGTCGAGATAaggagtcatccgccatacagtcctgacctggtgCCCTGGGGCCTTCATTttttcccaagaactaaagataaaattcgaagAATTCGCTtaacgagccctgaagatgcggtgaaaaaGTACGAAAATTCCATAGAtgagacccctaaggaagaataggctcactgcttttctcagtgttTCCATGGAATGTGATGATGTATATAGAGGACCGGAgattcgaaaaacaataaaaatattggcaactttctaaattaaaccgtttttcattttctaaacattttcagtgttacctaggtataaaCCTTCCACCATTTTGACATAACTCTGTTAATGAATCGCGTTTATATAATTTCCATATTAGCAGTTCACAGTGCCTTTACTTTATTACCTTAAAAGCGCCCGTCAGAGCTGCGATTGCAAAACCAAGGTTAGATTTAAAGAGGAACGACAGACCGGCTACGTAACCAGCAGGTAACGCGTACAATGCCGAATCATAACCACGCTTACGGCATAAAAAGCAGATTACAGCctgtaataaaagatttacaattgaatattataataaaatacttttgaatagttttaaaatatttttattttaagtgaaaaGTCATATACTATAAGTGTCCAAATGGTTTACTTTTGTTATGTTAAATGAATTGCAaagattttaaacttaatttttttctgacaAGATAATGTAATGATTTtgatatgtaataattaaattgtaataatccTATTCAGATTCGTAATAATCCtacacaac containing:
- the LOC123712239 gene encoding BPTI/Kunitz domain-containing protein-like, giving the protein MLLVLITLFIHNILAFKQKYHTYKEPITRATPYVSEVIDKTCLLNPDRGPCRGEIAMYYFNPQTKDCSKFFWGGCQGNGNRFDSRYDCIQNCLRAPDSRRRRPRWCSLTFDYGFCFGSLTRWYYDPIWKVCKERIYSGCGGNKNNFYNKEQCESICTYQMGALKSKSKKKDRVKKILIINPIGATSKRGKSQQSTTKLWKVTSNKTQ